The genome window CCCCAATACCCCCCCCCaaggacacccacccccccccctccaattgggtccccagccccagccccccccccccccaagggactcCCTCAacccccatgggtgcccccccccccccacgggtgcccccccccccccccccccgggacccccccacgggtgccccccccccaataactcactgtggggggggtccccacccagcccagcagggccagcagttgggggggggggtccttccccccatgggaccccccccagggacccccccccaacccccatgggtgcccccctatgggtccccccccacccatgggtgcccccccccccaataattcaccgcgggggggggtcccacccaGCCCATCAGGGCCagtagttggggggggggtctttccccccatgggaccccccccagggacaccccccccaactcccatgggtgcccccctatgggtgccccccccacccatgggtgaccccccccctccctgggaccccccatgggtgtccccccccccccaataactctccgggggggtatggggggggcaTCCTtcccccccatgggaccccccagggatgctcccaaCCCCCATGGGTGGCCCCctatgggtgcccccccccccacccacgggtgccccccccccccacctatgggtgcccccccccccccccagtaactCACCGCGGGGGGGGTCCCACCcagcccagcagggccagcagctggCAGCCGTTGCAGACCCCGAGGCTGAAGGTTTCGGGGCGACGCCGGAACCGCTCCAGGGCCCCCCGAACTTGGGGGTGGAAGCGCACGGCCCCCGCCCagcctgagggggggggggggtgggtcagGGCACCCCCAAACCGGGGACACCCCAACCCGgcaccccccccaaactggggacaccccaaaactagGGACACccccacaggacacccccccAAAATGGGAACACCCCCAAAATggcacccccccccaaaccagggacaccccaaaaatgggtccccccccaacagctggcacccccaaactggggacaccccaaaactaaggacacccccccacccgaCACCCCCCAAACCGGGAGgacacccccaaaaatggggtccTGCCAACAGCCAGCGCCCCCCAAAGCAGCGgcacccccaaaatggggacaccccaaaactgaggacacccccccccacccgaCACCCCCAAACTGGGGACACTCCCAAAAATGCGgtccccccccaacacccagtgccccccaaagcAGTGGCACCCCTAAACCggggacaccccaaaaatggGGACACCCCCACAGGACACCCCCAAACTGGGAACATCCCAAAACGGCACCCCCaaaccagggacacccccaaaaatgggtcCCCCCCCAACAGCTGGCACCCCCAAACTGGGGATACCCCAAAACTAGGGACACCCCCACCCGACACCCCCCAAACCGGGAGgacacccccaaaaatggggtccTGCCAACAGCCAGCACCCCCCAAAGCAGCGgcacccccaaaatggggacaccccaaaactgaggacacccccccacccgaCACCCCCAAACTGGGGACACTCCCAAAAATGCGGTCCCCCCCAacacccagtgccccccaaagcAGTGGCACCCCCAAaacggggacacccccaaactgGGAACACCCCCACAGGACACCCCCAAACTGGGGACATCCCAAAACGGCACCCCCaaaccagggacacccccaaaaatgggtcCCCCCCCAACAGCTGGCACCCCCAAACTGAGGACACCCCAAAATgataccccccccccaaactggggacaccccaaaactagGGACACCGTCACTGGACACCCCCaaactggggacaccccccatccagcaccccaaaactggggacacccccacccgaaacccccccaaaccgggggacacccccaaaaatgtggtcccccccccaacacccagcGCCCCCCAAAGCAGTGGCACCCCCAAAACGAGGACACCCCAaaactggggacacccccacaggACACCCCCAAACTGGGAACATCCCAAAACGGCACCCCCaaaccagggacacccccaaaaatgggtccccccccaacagctggcacccccaaactggggacaccccaaaactagGGACACCCCCACCCGACACCCCCCAAACCGGGAGgacacccccaaaaatggggtccTGCCAACAGCCAGCGCCCCCCAAAGCAGCGgcacccccaaaatggggacaccccaaaaatggGAACACCCCCACCTGACACCCCAaaactggggacacccccccacccgaCACCCCCCAAAccgggggacacccccaaaaatgtggtccccccccaacacccagcGCCCCCCAAAGCAGTGGCACCCCCAAAACGAGGACACCCCAaaactggggacacccccacaggACACCCCCAAACTGGGGACATCCCAAAACTAGGGACACCGTCACTGGACACCCCCAAACTGGGGACACCCCCATCCAGCACCCCAaaactggggacaccccccacctGACACCCCCCaaactggggacacccccaaaaatgCGGTCCCCCCAacacccagtgccccccaaagcAGTGGCACCCCAAAccggggacaccccaaaactggAGACACCCCCAAATGGCACCCCCaaaccagggacacccccaaaaatggggtcccccaaacacccccaaacTGAGGACACCCCAAAAATgacacccccaaaaatggggtcccccaaacaccccccaaaGCAGGGGCACCCCCAAATTGGGGAGACCCCAACAGTGACCCCCAAATCCCACTGGGGCCCCCCCAAAccatggaccccccccccaaccatgaACCCCCCTCGACAGTGACCCCCCCAAATTCCACTGGGGCCCCCTAAAACCATGGACCCCCCCTGacagtgaccccccccaaaccccaccgggGCCCCCCCAAACAGTGACCCCCCGACAGTGAcacccccccaaccacccccaaACCATGAACCCCCCCGACAGTGACCCCCCCAAATTCCAccggggcccccccaaaccaTGGAACCCCCCTGACagtgacccccccaaaccccactggggcccccccaaaccatggaccccccccaaaccatgcccccccccccaacagtgacccccccaaaccccactggggcccccccaaaccatggacccccccccccaacagtgACCCCCAACtaccctgggaccccccaaaccaTGCACCCCCCGACAGTGACCCCTAAAACTCCCCTAGGGCCCCCCCAAAccatggacacccccccccaacagtgacccccccaactcccctgggaccctcccaaacccccccggggcccccccaaaccaTGGACCACCCCCCCaacagtgaccccccccccccaaaccccactggggccccccccaaaccatGGACCCCCCCCaacagtgaccccccccccccccaaaccccactggggcccccagacaccccccccatgatttgggggtgccgggggggggcccCCCATCTCTCACCCTTGGCGGAGCCCAGGACGTCGGCGTAACTGAACCCCCCCACGAAGACGAGCCCCCGGAAGCCGTCGAGGGAGAGGGACCCCGAGCACAGGTCCTGGGTGGTCACGTCCCACACCTGCGGGCAACCGTGGGGCTGGGGCAAGTGGCCACCGGGCCACCAACCCCCCGGGCCACCAAGTCCCATGTGCCTGGGACCCCAGGCCACCGAGCCCTGGGCCACCGAGTCTCGGGCCACCAACCCCCTGGGCCACCAAGCTCTTGGCCACCAAGCCCGCCACAACTGGGCCACCGGGCCACCAACCCCTTGGGCCACCAAGTCCCACATGGCTGGGACCCCAGGCCACTGAGCCCTGGGCCACCAAGCCCCCAAGTCCCAGGCCACCAACGCCCTGGGCCACTGAGTCCCGGGCCACCAACCCCCTGGGCCACCAAGTCCCACATGAGTTGGGACCCCAGGCCACTGAGCCCTGGGCCACCGAGTCCCGGGCCACCAACCTCCTGGCCACCAACGTCCTGGGCCACCAAGTCCCACATGAGTTGGGACCCCAGGCCACTGAGCCCTGGGCCACCGAGTCCTGGGCCACCAACCCCCTGGGCCACCGAGTCCCGGACAACCAACCCCTGGGCCACCAAGCTCTTGGCCACTAAGCCCCCCACAACTGGGCCACCAACCCCCTGGGCCACCAAGTCCCACGTGCCTGGGACCCCAGGCCACCGAGCCCTGGGCCACCGAGTCCCGGGCCACCAACCCCCCAGGCCACCAAGCTCTTGGCCACCAAGCCCCCCACAACTGGGCCACCGGGCCACCAACCCCTTGGGCCACCAAGTCCCACATGGCTGGGACCCCAGGCCACTGAGCCCTGGGCCACCGAGTCCCGGGCCACCAACCCCCTGGGCCACCAAGCTCTTGGCCACCAAGCCCGCCACAACTGGGCCACCGGGCCACCAACCCCTTGGGCCACCAAGTCCCACATGCCTGGGACCCCAGGCCACTGAGCCCCGGGCCACCAACTCCTGGGCCACCAAGTCCCACATGGCTGGGACCCCAGGCCACTGAGCCCCGGGCCACCAAGCCCCCAAGTCCCAGGCCACCAACGCCCTGGGCCACCAAGTCCCACACAGCTGGGAACCCAGGTCACTGAGCCCTGGGCCACCGAGTCCCAGGCCACCAACCCCCTGGGCCACCAAGTCCCACATGAGTTGGGACCCCAGGCCACCGAGTCCCGGGCCACCAACCCCCTGGCCACCAACCCCCTGGGCCACCAAGTCCCACACAGCTGGGAACCCACGTCACTGAGCCCTGGGCCACTGAGTCCCGGGCCACCAACCTCCTGGCCACCAACGTCCTGGGCCACCAAGTCCCACATGGCTGGGACCCCAGGCCACTGAGCCCTGGGCCACCAAGTCCTGGGCCACCAACTCCTGGGCCACCAACCCCCTGGGCCACCAAGTCCCACATGAGTTGGGACCCCAGGCCACTGAGCCCTGGGCCACCGAGTCCTGGGCCACCAACCCCCTGGGCCACCGAGTCCCGGACAACCAACCCCTGGGCCACCAAGCTCTTGGCTACTAAGCCCCCCACAACTGGGCCACCAACCCCCTGGGCCACCAAGTCCCGCCATGGCTGGGACCCTTGGCCACTGAGCCCTGGGCCACCAACCCCCGGGCCACTGAGCCCCTGGGCCACCAAGCCCCACATGGCTGGGACCCTGGGCCACCAACTCCTGGGGCCACCAACCCCCAGGCCACTGAGCCCCCCACAGCTGGGCCACTGGGCCGCCAACCCCCAGGGCCACCAACCCCCAGGGCCACCGAGCCCCCCATGTCTGGGACCCTCGGCCACCGGGCCACTGAGCCCCCCACGGCTGGGCCACTGGGCCACCAACCCCTGGGGCCACCAACCCCCAGGGCCACTGAGCCCCCCACGGCTGGGCCACTGGGCCACCAACCCCTGgggccaccaaccccccccaaccACCGGGTCCCCGGGCCACCGAGCCCCTGGGCCACCGAGCCCCTCACCTGGAAGCCGGCCATGACGAAGGCGGCCGCCATCTCCCGGTCGCCGTTGCTCCCCTCCTCCCGCAGCACGGCCACCCGCGGCCCCGGGGACTCTGGGGACAACGACGTCACCCCCGGACCCACGGACACCCCCATGggacccacagaccccccccatgggacccatagacacccccccccccccaatggccCCACGGGCCCCCCATGGCCACCTGTGGCCCCAGGGACTCTGGGGCCAACGACGTCACCCCCAGACCCACGGACACCCCCATGGGACCCACAGACCCCCCagggccccacagccccccatcaCCCATGACCCCCATGTTGTCCCAGACCCCcatgattccccagccccacacgttCTCCCAGACCCCCATGTGCGCCCAGAGCCCCCCACGGTCCCCCCACAACCCTCATGACCCCCATGTCTCTCCAGACCCACATGTCTCCTCAGACCTCCATGACCCTCATGATCCTCCAGCCCCACATGTTCTCCCAGAGCCCCATGTTCTCCCAGAGCCCCATGACCCCCCAAGACCCCCATGATCCTCCAGCCCCCCATGATCCCTCAGACCCCCATGTTCTCCcaggcccccatgtccccccatcatCCCCCAGCCCCCCATGATCCTCCAGCCCCACATGTTCTCCCAGAGCCCCATGTCTTCCCCAGACCTCCATGATCCCCAAGACCCCCATGATCCTCCAGACCCCCATGTCTCTCCAGACCCACATCTCCTCAGACCTCCATGACCCCCATGACCCACCAGCCCCCCATGTTTTCCCCAGACCTCCAAGACGCTCAAGACCCCCATGATCCCCCAGACCCCCATGTTCTTCCAGACCCCCATGATCCTCCAGCCCCATATGTTCTCCCAGAGCCCCATGTCTTGCCCAGACCTCCATGACCCCCATGATCCTCCAGACCCCCATGTTCTCCCAggcccccatatccccccatgaTCCTCCAGCCCCCCATGATCCTCCAGTCTCACATGTCCTCCCAGAGCCCCATGTCTTCTCCAGACCCACGTGTCTTCTCAGGCCTCCATGACCTCCATGACCCACCAGCCCCCCATGTTCTTCCAGACCCCCATGTCTTCCCCAGACCTCCATGACCCTCATAATCCTCCAGCCCCCCATGTTCTCCCAGACCCCCATGATCCTCCAGACCCCCATGATCCCCCAGACCCCCATGTTCTTCCAGACCCCCATGATCCTCCAGCCCCCCATGGTCCCCCAGACCCCCATGTCTCTCCATGACCCCCATGTTCTCCCAGCCCCCCACGATCCCCCATAACCATCCAGACCCCCATGAACCCATGTCCCCCCAACCCCACaggtctcctccagccccccaccatgtcccccccctcccagcacctcacCCATTTGCCGGAGCAGGGGGGGCTCCTCGTAGGGGTCGAAGGTGAGGGTGAAGGAGGGTCCCTGACGCCGGCGCAGCTCGGCCTCCTCCTGGGCCACACACTCTGGGGCCGCCTGTTCCCGCTCCAGTCGGAAACTGGTCTCCTCCCAGACCCCCCGCAGGTCCCCCACGGGCTCGGAGAGCAGGGAtgtccctgccaccaccacctcaacctgccatggggacatggggacggtgAGGGACATGGCCACCATCATGGCCACCACCGCCTCAACCTGCCATGGGGACGGTGAGGGACATGGCCACCgtcatggccaccaccacctcaacccaccatggggacatggggatggtgagacacatggggacatggccaccaccacctcaaCCTGCCACTGGGACACGGGGATCGTGAGAGACATGGAGACATGGCCGCCGTCATGGCCACCACCATAACCACCACCACCTCGAcccaccatggggacatggggatggtgaGGGACATGGATACACGGccaccaccatggccatcaccatggccaccaccacctcgacacaccatggggacatggggatggtgaGAGACATGGGGACGGTGAGAGACATGGGGAcgtggccaccaccacctcaaCCTGCCAATGGGACATGGGGATGGTGAGGGACATGGCCACcatcatggccaccaccacctcgacccaccatggggacaccaggatggtgagggatatggggacatggccaccatcatggccaccaccacctcaaCCTGCCATGGGGACAatggccacctcctgtccccccaggccaccatggggacatggCCATGGGGACATGGCCACGGCCACCATGACACTGTGGGGACAatggccacctcctgtcccccaggCCACCATGGGGACACACCTGCAGGTCCACCTCCCAAGTCACCTCCCGTGCCCACGGGGCCAGCCGTGCCCCCCTGTcacccctccatgtccccacgtcccctcaCCGTGGCCTCGGGCCCGTAGGGGCCACTGTGGCCGATGGGGACACAGGACACACCGGCCTCCTGGTAGCGGCGACAGATGGCCACGCTGGTGGCCACCGGCACCTCCAGCACCAACCCTGGCTCCTCCGCGAACAGCACGGCCAGCGctgcggggacatggggacaaggggggacagGGGCCATCAGACGTGGAGATATgggtcatggggacatgggggacaagggacatggggacagggatgtgggaCAGGAGTAGTTGGGGACATGGGACAAGGGTGGAAGAGGGTGACATGAGCCATCAGACATGGAGATGTGGGACATGGGAAcgtgtggggacgtggggacaaggaggggacaggGGCCATCAGACCATGGAgatgtgggacatggggacagagacGTGGGACAGGGGGATGTGGGTCATGGGGATattggggacaagggggggacatGGGCCATCAGATGTGGAGATATGGGACATGGGGGACGAGGGACAAGGGACATGGAGAGGGACATGGGACAGGAGTAGTTGGGGACATGGGACAAGGGTGGAAGAGGGGGACAGCGGCCATCAGACGTGGAGATATGGGACATGGGGGacgagggacatggggacaaggatgCGGTGGGGTCAGGAGTAGTTGGGGACATGGGACAAGGGTGGAAGAGGGTGACATGGGCCACCAGATGTGGAGatatgggacatggggacatgggggagaggggacatgggggacaggggacatggggacaagaaCGTGGGACAGGAGTGTTGGGGACATGGGACAAGGGTGGAAGAGGGGGACAGGGGCCATCAAACCATGGAGAtgtgggatgtggggacatgtggggacatggggacaaggaggggacaggGGCCATCAGACCATGGAgatgtgggacatggggacaaggaggggacagggaccatCAGACCATGGAgatgtgggacatggggacaaggaggggacagggaccatCAGACCATGGAgatgtgggacatggggacaaggggacaaggggacaaggggatgtggggacagaggaaCGTGGGACGTGGGGACGCGGGGCCACCTGGaggcaggggacaggaggagacGGGAGGTGGGACACGGAGCTGAGGGTTCTccggggggttcctgggggggttcctgggggggggtgggggttgtcccggggtgtggggaggggatgggggggtggggtacGGGGGGAGGTGACAAGGTGACAGTGACTCACGGGAGGTGCCGGGGGGGACGGTGGCCATGTCCACGCGGAGGCCACAGTTGCCGGCGAAGGCCATCTCCAGGACGCAGCTGAGGAGCCCCCCGTCGCTCACGTCGTGGCCCGCGCTCAGCGCCCCCtctgcgggggggggacgggacgagggggggggacacggtcaCCCCGGTGTCACCCCGGGGTCACCCCGGGGTCACCCACTGTCACCCCGGGGTCACCCAGGGGCTACCACCTCCACCGCACCCCCCCAACTCCGGGTCACCCCGTGTCACCTGGGGCATCTCCTCCCATGACCCCCCCATGAtccacccccccccggggtgccccccccccccccggccccccaatTCCCCTGGGAGTGTcattgtgtccccccccacagccccccaaaacccctaggggtgtcccccccaacccccccccccccccggggtgtcaCCCCCTAACCATTGCCCCCCCGTAACACACACCCCTGGGGGTGCCCTCCCCCATGGCCccccatcccccccgggctgtggccccccccctcatcccccccccgggggtgtccccccgccccagccccccaATTCCCCTGGGATTGTcattgtgtcccccccagccccccaaaacccctaggggtgtccccccccaacccccctgggGTGTGTTAtcccccccatggccccccatGATTCCCCccctggggtgcccccccccgcaaATCCCCCAACCCCCCGAGGGTGCCCCCCCCattccccagccccccaaaacccctaggggtgtccccccccaacccccttggggtgtcccctcccctattcccccccccccccaacccgcagtggtgcccccccccccccaaccccccaaccccccgagggtgccccccccatcccccagccccccaaaacctctaggggtgtcccccccccaactcccctggggtgtcccctcccctacgccccccccccccccaacccgcggtggtgccccccccggaccccccccccccccccccaccttggatGAGGCTCTGGGTGACGCGGAAGGCGCTGGCCAGGATTTCGGGGTGCTCCAGGTCGGGGCACTGGTCCCCCAACTGGGAGAAGACCTGGGCCAGGGCACTGCCCCCCAAACGGTGCCGCCCCGGGCTCAGCTGCACCCACAGCAGGGCtcctgggggaccccaaaatccgtggggggggtgggggtggggtacGGCACCCCCAAAGgcacccctgcccccccccccaggggtcacagcaccccaaaatgtccccagggTTCCAAGCACCCCAAGATGTCACCACCCCCCCTTGGTTATTCTAAAGCCCCTCATGGGCACCCCAAAACTCCCCAGGGGTCACAGCAGGGCtcctgggggaccccaaaatccgggggtggggtgggggtggggtttGGCACCCTCAAAggcaccccagcccccccccccaggggtcacagcaccccaaaatgtccccagggTTCCAAGCACCCCAAGATGTCACCACCCCCCTTGGCTCCCATAAAGCCCCTCATGGGCACCCCAAAATCCATGGGGGGGTTGTCACCCCCTGAGGGCACCCCAAAACTCCCCAGGGGTCACAGCAGGGACcccaaaatgtgtgtgtgtgggggtacAGCACCCCCAAAggcaccctgcccccccccaggggtCACAGcaccccaaaatgtccccagggTTTGAAGCACCCCAAGATGTCACCACCCCCCCTTGGTTATTCTAAAGCCCCTCATGGGCACCCCAAAACTCCCCAGGGGTCACAGCAGGGACCCcaaaatctgggggggggggggtacagcACCCCCAAAGGCACCCCATCCCCCCCAGGGGTCACAGcaccccaaaatgtccccagggTTTGAAGCACCCCAAGATGTCACCACCCCCCCTTGGTTATTCTAAAGCCCCTCATGGGCACCCCAAAACTCCCCAGGGGTCACAGCAGGGCtcctgggggaccccaaaatccgggggtggggtgggggtggggtacGGCACCCCCAAAGgcaccccgtcccccccccaggggtcacagcaccccaaaatgtccccagggTTCCAAGCACCCCAAGATGTCACCACCCGCGTGGCTCCCATGAAGCCCCTCATGGGCACCCCAAAACTCCCCAGGGGTCACAGTGGGGCtcctgggggaccccaaaatccatGGGGGGGTCCTGGCTCCCTGAGGAcaccccaattccccccccaccttcccccccccccgccccccccagggtCACTGACCTTTGCCGTCGGGACACTTGAGGTCAGGGGTGACGGTGGCCGTGATGTCGGGGCACACGGCGTAGGCCGAGACCACCACGGTGCCTGGGCAGGGGTCAGAGGTCACAGGGGGTCACCCGGGGTCATGGGTCACGGAGGGGGCGGGTCACCCATGGGCAGAAGAAAGGGTGGTGGCACCCATTGGGTCACAGCACCACGGTGGTGGCCCCCATGACCCCTCATTACGTTGGTGGCACCCATGACCCACCATCatgatggtggcacccatgggcCATCCCAATGCTGTGGCACCCATGACCcatcaccatggtggtggcacccatgggtcctggtgcACCCACAACTCATCACCACTGTGGTGGCACCATGATCCATCATCatcttggtggcacccatgggtcacAGCTCCATGGTGGTGGCCCCCATGACCCCTCAATATATTGGTGGCACCCACGACCCATCACCACGGTGGTGGCACCCATGAGTCCTAGAGCTGTGGCACCCACGGCCCATCACCATGGTGGTGCCACCCATGGGTCCATCCCAACCCATGGGTCCATCCCAACCCATGACCCCTCATTATGCTGGTGGCACCCACAACCCATCATGATGGTGGCACCCATGACcatcaccatggtggtggcacccatgggtcctggtgcTGTGGCTCCCATCCCACGGCGGTGGCACCACCACCCATCCACCCAGCTGTGACATCCCTGGGTCCCCCCTCCACAGTGGTGGCCCCCATGACCCCTCATCATGTTGGTGGGACAGAGAACCCATCAtcatggtggtggcacccattGGTTCTGGTGCACCCATGACCCATCACCATGGTGATGGCACCCACGAGTCCTAGAGCTGTGGCACCCATGGCCcatcaccatggtggtggcacccatgggtcctggtgcACCCACAACTCATCACCACTGTGGTGGCACCATGACCCAtgatcatcttggtggcacccatgggtcacAGCGCCACGGTGGTGGCACCCATGACCCATCATCGTGATGGTGGCACCATCACCCATCATCAttgtggtggcacccatgggtcctggtgcACCCACAACTCATCACCACATGTTGGTGGGACACAGAACCCATCAtcatggtggtggcacccattGGTTCTGGTGCACCCATGACCcatcaccatggtggtggcacccatgggtcctggtgcACCCACAACTCATCACCACTGTG of Numenius arquata unplaced genomic scaffold, bNumArq3.hap1.1 HAP1_SCAFFOLD_1208, whole genome shotgun sequence contains these proteins:
- the LOC141478694 gene encoding LOW QUALITY PROTEIN: phosphoribosylformylglycinamidine synthase-like (The sequence of the model RefSeq protein was modified relative to this genomic sequence to represent the inferred CDS: inserted 1 base in 1 codon; deleted 1 base in 1 codon), whose protein sequence is VQGDNTEERDLGAVQXGDPEMEQKMNRVLRGCIESGGGNPICSIHDQGAGGNGNVLKELSEPAGAVIYASRFQRGDPTLSVLELWGAEYQESNALLVRPPGLGLLRALAARERCPLSVVGTITGDGRIVLVDDLESPVPEGGSHEGLPTPVNLELEWVLGKMPRKEFVLQRVAPTLRPLALPPGLTVRQALERVLRLPAVASKRYLTNKVDRSVTGLVAQQQCVGPLHTPLADVAVVALSHFDTVGAATALGEQPIKGLLDPAAGARLALTEALTNLVFARITDLRDVKCSGNWMWGAKTGAEGGALVTACEGLVGLLHRLGVAIDGGKDSLSMAARVGTHTVMAPGTVVVSAYAVCPDITATVTPDLKCPDGKGALLWVQLSPGRHRLGGSALAQVFSQLGDQCPDLEHPEILASAFRVTQSLIQEGALSAGHDVSDGGLLSCVLEMAFAGNCGLRVDMATVPPGTSPLAVLFAEEPGLVLEVPVATSVAICRRYQEAGVSCVPIGHSGPYGPEATVEVVVAGTSLLSEPVGDLRGVWEETSFRLEREQAAPECVAQEEAELRRRQGPSFTLTFDPYEEPPLLRQMESPGPRVAVLREEGSNGDREMAAAFVMAGFQVWDVTTQDLCSGSLSLDGFRGLVFVGGFSYADVLGSAKGWAGAVRFHPQVRGALERFRRRPETFSLGVCNGCQLLALLGWVGPPPR